Below is a window of Poecilia reticulata strain Guanapo linkage group LG8, Guppy_female_1.0+MT, whole genome shotgun sequence DNA.
ACCCGGCAACCCACCGATTGTGGGGCAAACTCCTACTGCTATCGCTGTCCTGTGTGATGCTGTCATATCCTTAGGGTCAAAAATCTCTGACACCTTGATAAAACATTGATATACCTTGAAGAATTGAGTCAGACCTGAAGGAAAAAGTGAGTCCAACCCAGAACTATCAAAAATATACTTCATGTAGAGGCTGGTATTGCACAGGTATTTGTTTCACCCCTGGTTTTGTAATTTTGGGGTTTGTCTTCTTTGTGTAGTCTCCCCACTATAGCAAAGTATTAGTCTGTATAAGTGACATGCAGGCCTGCATGTGTGACCAGACTGTTTATATGATCCTGAAACCCCCCCAGCAGTCTGCCTGCGTAACCCACACTGACTCACCGACACTGGGAGTGGGAATATGAAGCTCGGGATATCCAGTGTCCATTATGTGGTATGCAAATACTGCTGTAGTCCATTCGTGGACACCATTACATTTCTCATGTCAAAGTTACATCTCCCTGAAGAAAACAATTGAAAGTTTATCTACAAGCGTAGACGAGAGCAGAAAGCACTTTTTGAAAGCTGACTGTTTAGCTCACAAAGAATGCCAGGACATTTTGTGACAGCAACCTGCGAAGAGGATATGTTCATCTGTCTGGTGTTGTGGTGCTGTTCAACACACATCAGCCTCCTACAAAACACACAGTGTGTCAGGTGAGACGACAGCACAGATCATCTCTGCGAAGCCAACAATTAAAtgaacccccccccaaaaaaactcagtgtgtatgaatgtgtgtggtATGAACAATAATCCTGACAGAGGGCAAAATGGTAGATAGACAGCACTGATGTTGCACACTTCAAAAAGTACTAACAAGTACTTGTATTTTTGCTGGAGGTGCAGTGCTCTTGTGTGTAGTGCATTATGCAGCGTCTCACACCTTGCAAGAAGCCTGATAGTGAGTCACAATCTTTTCAGtgtgtctgtatttttttcatggaaatatTCATGAAGTTGCAGCTCTTGTTTTCCCAGTGCTGTAGCTGCTCACACTCCAGTCTTACAAGCTGAACAGGCTGAAGCCAGCAGATCTGAGCTCCGCTTGCACTCTAAGAGTTGCTATTTTTGCCTAAAgctgttgaaatattttaaaagaaaaatggccaCAACCTGCCACCGGTGAAACACAATGCgtagtttgtttgtgtgttcagagaagcttcagtcattcacccagcATAAACCTTGGTCCTTTGTTCCATTTCTAAAACGCAGCAGAAGCCGATTGTCTGCTTTGTTTCAAGGACAGACGATTGCTGCGGGAATGACTGACGGCTCAGCTTTAATGGCTCACCAACATTTGTGACTCACGACCTTTTTCCTGTCTCTACTTTATGCCCTCATGCTCTGCATCATCTTCCTGTCCATCCTCACTTCTGTTCACCTCTCAAAGATGGCGTTCCCACCTGTGGTCCTCCTGCTGCTGGCTGTTACTCATCATGCCCACGGTCAGGATCCGGACGACCCCAACGCTCTCCCAAGAGGCTGCGGCTGGGGTCTCGAGCGACCCTACACTCTCCTGTGCGACCTGGACTCCATCTGGGGCGTAGCTGTCGAATTTCTGGCTACCGGTGGGACGCTGGCGGCCATGCTACTTGCTCTGGTCCTGCTGTGTCGTCTGCGCCACATCAGTGAAGCAGAGAAGCGCTGTGGCGTAGGGCccatcctcctcctgctcctggGGACATTTGGCTTGTTCGGCCTCAGTTTTGCCTACCTGGTCGAGCAGGATGAGTCTCTCTGTCTGATCCGTAGGGCTTTGTGGGGTCTCCTCTTTGCTGTCTGCTTCTCCTGCCTGTTGGTTCAGGGGATTCGTCTGCGCAGACTTGGCCAAGAACGCCGAAGTCCCGGCGGATGTGCTCTGACAGGTCTGGCATTAGGTCTGAGTGCCGTGCAGGGCATCATTGCCGCTGAGTGGCTACTTCTGACCATGCTGAGGGAAGGTAAAGCAGCCTGTCAGTACATGCCTTTGGACTTCTCATTAGCCTGCAGCTACGTGCTAGCCCTGCTTCTCGCTGCCCTTACTGCCGCCTCCTTGGCTCTGTGTGGAAAAACACGTCAGTGGCGCTGCAATGCTGTCTTGCTGCTAGTGACGTGCCTGCTGTCATTGGTGCTGTGGATGACCTGGGTGAGCCTCTACCTGTATGGTAACGACTGGCTCGGCAAGTCCCCAGAGTGGAACAACCCCGCACTGGCGATAGCCTTGGTGACTCAGGGCTGGCTCCTGCTGATCTTCCATGCTATTCCCGAATCCCACATTTGCTTGAGAGCCCCACCGCAACCCACCGCCCCAGACTACTTTGACACTTCCCAGAACTCATCACGTATGAGGGAGACGAGCTTTGATGAAGACATCCCTCTGTCTCACCGGCAGTTTGTGGATAACCAGAGTTACGGATACAGCGACGAGAACACAGCAGGTACACCACCACCACCGTTCAACATTCTAGATGGCATAGTTTATATGGGCAGCATGGAAATATACGTACCATcagaatatgaataaaaaatgtctctgaaatttgaatgttgtatattagTGCttactttttcagtgttaaaatgaattcataatatatttttaacctaaaaaaaaaaatcagtatcattatttgtacatgaaaaaaattcagtgtcattatttgtacatggttgcaattttaatttgttaaaaaaaaaatcacacctaTTTCCAAAGTGATCAAATGttcaatatacattttttttttcagtttaatgtttgtgttaaaaaaattcagcatataaaaaaaattcaagttttcaaaattcaaatgcaatagTTTCAGTGTCCTCAAATTCAGCGTCTAAAAATTCGCAGTAAAAATGGAAAGGTTACTTCAGGTCACAGACATTAGCAATGGATGTCAGATTCCAACACCCAGCCAATCACATAACGCAACCGTCACATTGAARAAATACCGTCACCGAGGCTGACGACCATAGAGGCGAACGCAAACCCAACGGTGAGTTTAatgctttcatatttctgtagtatattttattttgcgcaTGACGCTTGATACATGATCttaaagcttgatttaaaacacgGGTTTGTGCCGTTGTTAATCTTACATCATRTAGTGCTGGCATATTAGTTCTCGCTACCTCCTAGCACCCCACAACTTCCTCCCCGCTGTCCCACACACAATTCCTCCCGTTTATTWAAAAAAGAAATGCCACTTGCGCCAAGTCTAGAATATTTAAAGAKAACTTTTCAGGAGAATTAATAAATTTATGGTCATTACAACATCATCCAAAAATACTGCTTCTCATATCTAGGAAGTGATATATtaatttacattctttttacTTTGCGGTACAAAACGTCgttctgttacctagcaacattATAAACAAcctcctttgttttttaactattttttgaagaaaatatatgcTTGTAAGTACATCTGCTAacttattttagattaatttattaagtCATTCATAAATGAAGTCAAGTGAACAGAATGGGGCTGTGGTTATAATTAAAACAGGAAGAGTTCATAGTCCCTCCTTGAAGCATACAAGGCTTACTACATATTAGCTTACTACATTAGCGGTAGCTTCTGWAAAATTACGACTTTACTAAGACTGCCTGTCTCAGTCAAGCTTTAAATCAAGCTTTAAGACAATGTATCAAACTTTATGcgcaaaagaaaatataatacagaaatatgaaagcatTAAACTCACCGTTGGGTTTGCGTTCGCCTCTATGGTCGTCAACCTCGGTGATGGCATTTCTTCAATGTGACTGTTGCGTCATGTGATTGGCTGGGTGTTGGAATCTGACATCCATTGATTTGATTGTGTTGGAATCTGACATTCAGATGGTTGAATCTGACATCCATCTGACAGGTCACAGACACTAATGTCTGTGAC
It encodes the following:
- the gprc5ba gene encoding G protein-coupled receptor, class C, group 5, member Ba isoform X1, whose translation is MAFPPVVLLLLAVTHHAHGQDPDDPNALPRGCGWGLERPYTLLCDLDSIWGVAVEFLATGGTLAAMLLALVLLCRLRHISEAEKRCGVGPILLLLLGTFGLFGLSFAYLVEQDESLCLIRRALWGLLFAVCFSCLLVQGIRLRRLGQERRSPGGCALTGLALGLSAVQGIIAAEWLLLTMLREGKAACQYMPLDFSLACSYVLALLLAALTAASLALCGKTRQWRCNAVLLLVTCLLSLVLWMTWVSLYLYGNDWLGKSPEWNNPALAIALVTQGWLLLIFHAIPESHICLRAPPQPTAPDYFDTSQNSSRMRETSFDEDIPLSHRQFVDNQSYGYSDENTAGLRSGGGAGQHNSNTGARPSAPFRSNVYQPTEMTMILNGGAVSTSSQSQVPSAPPTYTGRQLW
- the gprc5ba gene encoding G protein-coupled receptor, class C, group 5, member Ba isoform X2; the protein is MAFPPVVLLLLAVTHHAHGQDPDDPNALPRGCGWGLERPYTLLCDLDSIWGVAVEFLATGGTLAAMLLALVLLCRLRHISEAEKRCGVGPILLLLLGTFGLFGLSFAYLVEQDESLCLIRRALWGLLFAVCFSCLLVQGIRLRRLGQERRSPGGCALTGLALGLSAVQGIIAAEWLLLTMLREGKAACQYMPLDFSLACSYVLALLLAALTAASLALCGKTRQWRCNAVLLLVTCLLSLVLWMTWVSLYLYGNDWLGKSPEWNNPALAIALVTQGWLLLIFHAIPESHICLRAPPQPTAPDYFDTSQNSSRMRETSFDEDIPLSHRQFVDNQSYGYSDENTAGLRSGGGAGQHNSNTGARPSAPFRSNVYQPTEMTMILNGGAVPSAPPTYTGRQLW